One genomic window of Bombus fervidus isolate BK054 chromosome 14, iyBomFerv1, whole genome shotgun sequence includes the following:
- the Ckn gene encoding CRK like proto-oncogene, adaptor protein isoform X3 produces MNRPSKAVTQAKKVAPPAVPDVFRHSGSSFGSAGYASSEDSCFLPGSGPGGTADEGSYGVPSGKSPGPIFTHPGFAFPPVVGKYAHAEDQGIDMTQSPGRDSPGSSGSGSGSRHSTASLDSGRASGYHLGPRGPGALASSPRCSISSLGSHPDRPADLDVVHAWLTELQFEEYFPLFASAGYDLATITRMTPEDLTGIGIKQPNHRKRLKAEIDNLNIGDGLPEHIPGSLEEWLRLLRLEEYLGALHQQGMRSVEDVTTLTWEDLEDIGIVRLGHQKKLLLAIKRVKDIRAGKRIQPLDLARLPPHPGQTQDVVIQRGGPDLPSPDEDCSSPVLRSFQRGGSDTTSGAAWRSMYAALPADYNIVGRSGSRGKSLESLEDAPLGYPPSPAPSTHPQPIEWRPRSFEDGDVTPTNDTSVVDAGGGTLPRPRHCLVRPRPVAKVTATPGQFKSLPRDFDNKYQLTYGLESSPHLPKRCPPSPPRRQSSRDNSGSGVGVGGSGVGDVVIDCSGPVPTASCEEHHIHHHQHHHLIHHPSPPPPAPAPVPSTPPQINRPPSSMSRSWGSVSVNVNEEHELIASLALQHRNGSDASFKSSSSTESDSLPFANENAGTIKQRAARAQEYASGNAGNNMSGHGISHHTGGSEPADVLNDIGNMLANLTDELDAMLEEEKRQGLNS; encoded by the exons ATGAACCGGCCGTCCAAAGCTGTGACCCAGGCGAAGAAAGTGGCACCACCGGCTGTACCCGATGTATTTCGACATTCTGGCTCCTCGTTTGGTTCCGCTGGATATGCGAGCAGCGAAGATAGCTGTTTCCTGCCCGGAAGTGGACCAGGCGGAACAGCGGACGAGGGTTCTTACGGTGTGCCATCTGGAAAGAGTCCGGGGCCTATTTTTACCCACCCTGGCTTTGCCTTTCCACCAGTCGTCGGCAAATATGCCCACGCCGAGGATCAAG GAATCGATATGACTCAAAGTCCTGGAAGAGATAGCCCAGGTAGTTCAGGATCAGGTTCGGGTTCCAGGCATTCTACCGCTTCATTGGATTCTGGAAGAGCCTCCGGATATCATTTGGGCCCTAGAGGACCTGGTGCTCTTGCTTCATCTCCCAGGTGTTCTATAAGCTCGCTTGGCAGCCATCCGGACAGACCGGCGGATCTCGACGTCGTTCACGCTTGGTTGACTGAACTCCAATTCGAGGAATACTTTCCATTGTTTGCTTCCGCTGGTTATGATCTAGCTACTATAACGCGTATGACGCCAGAAGATTTAACAGGGATAG GAATTAAGCAGCCTAATCATCGGAAACGCTTGAAGGCGGAAATAGATAATTTAAACATAGGAGATGGCTTGCCAGAACATATTCCTGGTTCGTTAGAAGAGTGGCTCAGGCTTCTGCGACTCGAAGAATATCTTGGTGCTCTTCATCAACAGGGTATGCGTTCAGTTGAAGATGTGACGACTCTCACTTGGGAAGATCTTGAAGACATTGGTATTGTACGTCTTGGCCAtcagaaaaaattattattggcAATTAAGAGAGTTAAGGATATTCGTGCTGGTAAACGTATACAGCCGCTCGATCTTGCTCGGCTACCGCCGCATCCTGGACAAACACag GACGTAGTTATTCAACGAGGAGGTCCTGATTTGCCATCTCCTGATGAGGATTGTTCCTCTCCTGTTCTGAGGTCTTTTCAGAGAGGCGGAAGTGATACTACATCTGGAGCTGCGTGGAGAAGTATGTACGCTGCTTTACCAGCCGATTATAACATTGTTGGTCGGTCTGGTTCACGAGGAAAATCATTAGAAAGCTTGGAAGACGCACCCCTTGGGTATCCTCCGTCACCAGCACCATCCACGCATCCACAGCCAATTGAATGGCGTCCACGCAGCTTCGAAGACGGTGATGTGACTCCTACAAATGATACTTCCGTAGTGGATGCAGGTGGCGGAACTCTTCCGCGACCTAGACATTGTCTTGTTCGTCCACGACCTGTAGCTaag GTCACTGCAACTCCAGGCCAATTTAAGTCACTACCAAGAGACTTCGATAACAAATATCAATTAACTTACGGACTCGAGAGTAGTCCACATCTTCCGAAACGTTGCCCTCCGTCTCCTCCAAGGCGTCAAAGCTCTAGAGACAATAGCGGTTCTGGAGTAGGGGTCGGAGGATCGGGAGTTGGCGATGTTGTGATAGATTGCAGCGGACCAGTTCCAACTGCCTCTTGCGAGGAACATCACATACATCATCATCAACATCATCATTTGATCCATCATCCTTCTCCACCGCCACCAGCACCTGCGCCAGTGCCATCGACTCCTCCACAAATAAATCGACCACCCTCTTCTATGTCTCGTTCTTGGGGTAGTGTCAGTGTCAATGTTAACGAAGAACATGAATTAATAGCTTCTCTTGCTCTGCAGCACCGTAATGGTTCTGATGCCAGTTTTAAG TCAAGTTCCAGTACAGAATCCGATTCACTACCGTTTGCAAATGAAAATGCCGGAACAATAAAGCAAAGAGCTGCACGCGCACAAGAATACGCAAGTGGTAATGCTGGTAACAATATGTCAGGTCATGGAATAAGCCATCACACCGGTGGCAGTGAACCAGCGGATGTATTGAACGATATTGGGAATATGCTTGCAAACCTTACTGACGAACTTGATGCTATGCTCGAGGAAGAAAAACGTCAAGGCTTGAATTCATAA
- the Ckn gene encoding CRK like proto-oncogene, adaptor protein isoform X2: MRRISVGGMNRPSKAVTQAKKVAPPAVPDVFRHSGSSFGSAGYASSEDSCFLPGSGPGGTADEGSYGVPSGKSPGPIFTHPGFAFPPVVGKYAHAEDQGIDMTQSPGRDSPGSSGSGSGSRHSTASLDSGRASGYHLGPRGPGALASSPRCSISSLGSHPDRPADLDVVHAWLTELQFEEYFPLFASAGYDLATITRMTPEDLTGIGIKQPNHRKRLKAEIDNLNIGDGLPEHIPGSLEEWLRLLRLEEYLGALHQQGMRSVEDVTTLTWEDLEDIGIVRLGHQKKLLLAIKRVKDIRAGKRIQPLDLARLPPHPGQTQDVVIQRGGPDLPSPDEDCSSPVLRSFQRGGSDTTSGAAWRSMYAALPADYNIVGRSGSRGKSLESLEDAPLGYPPSPAPSTHPQPIEWRPRSFEDGDVTPTNDTSVVDAGGGTLPRPRHCLVRPRPVAKVTATPGQFKSLPRDFDNKYQLTYGLESSPHLPKRCPPSPPRRQSSRDNSGSGVGVGGSGVGDVVIDCSGPVPTASCEEHHIHHHQHHHLIHHPSPPPPAPAPVPSTPPQINRPPSSMSRSWGSVSVNVNEEHELIASLALQHRNGSDASFKSSSSTESDSLPFANENAGTIKQRAARAQEYASGNAGNNMSGHGISHHTGGSEPADVLNDIGNMLANLTDELDAMLEEEKRQGLNS, encoded by the exons ttGGCGGCATGAACCGGCCGTCCAAAGCTGTGACCCAGGCGAAGAAAGTGGCACCACCGGCTGTACCCGATGTATTTCGACATTCTGGCTCCTCGTTTGGTTCCGCTGGATATGCGAGCAGCGAAGATAGCTGTTTCCTGCCCGGAAGTGGACCAGGCGGAACAGCGGACGAGGGTTCTTACGGTGTGCCATCTGGAAAGAGTCCGGGGCCTATTTTTACCCACCCTGGCTTTGCCTTTCCACCAGTCGTCGGCAAATATGCCCACGCCGAGGATCAAG GAATCGATATGACTCAAAGTCCTGGAAGAGATAGCCCAGGTAGTTCAGGATCAGGTTCGGGTTCCAGGCATTCTACCGCTTCATTGGATTCTGGAAGAGCCTCCGGATATCATTTGGGCCCTAGAGGACCTGGTGCTCTTGCTTCATCTCCCAGGTGTTCTATAAGCTCGCTTGGCAGCCATCCGGACAGACCGGCGGATCTCGACGTCGTTCACGCTTGGTTGACTGAACTCCAATTCGAGGAATACTTTCCATTGTTTGCTTCCGCTGGTTATGATCTAGCTACTATAACGCGTATGACGCCAGAAGATTTAACAGGGATAG GAATTAAGCAGCCTAATCATCGGAAACGCTTGAAGGCGGAAATAGATAATTTAAACATAGGAGATGGCTTGCCAGAACATATTCCTGGTTCGTTAGAAGAGTGGCTCAGGCTTCTGCGACTCGAAGAATATCTTGGTGCTCTTCATCAACAGGGTATGCGTTCAGTTGAAGATGTGACGACTCTCACTTGGGAAGATCTTGAAGACATTGGTATTGTACGTCTTGGCCAtcagaaaaaattattattggcAATTAAGAGAGTTAAGGATATTCGTGCTGGTAAACGTATACAGCCGCTCGATCTTGCTCGGCTACCGCCGCATCCTGGACAAACACag GACGTAGTTATTCAACGAGGAGGTCCTGATTTGCCATCTCCTGATGAGGATTGTTCCTCTCCTGTTCTGAGGTCTTTTCAGAGAGGCGGAAGTGATACTACATCTGGAGCTGCGTGGAGAAGTATGTACGCTGCTTTACCAGCCGATTATAACATTGTTGGTCGGTCTGGTTCACGAGGAAAATCATTAGAAAGCTTGGAAGACGCACCCCTTGGGTATCCTCCGTCACCAGCACCATCCACGCATCCACAGCCAATTGAATGGCGTCCACGCAGCTTCGAAGACGGTGATGTGACTCCTACAAATGATACTTCCGTAGTGGATGCAGGTGGCGGAACTCTTCCGCGACCTAGACATTGTCTTGTTCGTCCACGACCTGTAGCTaag GTCACTGCAACTCCAGGCCAATTTAAGTCACTACCAAGAGACTTCGATAACAAATATCAATTAACTTACGGACTCGAGAGTAGTCCACATCTTCCGAAACGTTGCCCTCCGTCTCCTCCAAGGCGTCAAAGCTCTAGAGACAATAGCGGTTCTGGAGTAGGGGTCGGAGGATCGGGAGTTGGCGATGTTGTGATAGATTGCAGCGGACCAGTTCCAACTGCCTCTTGCGAGGAACATCACATACATCATCATCAACATCATCATTTGATCCATCATCCTTCTCCACCGCCACCAGCACCTGCGCCAGTGCCATCGACTCCTCCACAAATAAATCGACCACCCTCTTCTATGTCTCGTTCTTGGGGTAGTGTCAGTGTCAATGTTAACGAAGAACATGAATTAATAGCTTCTCTTGCTCTGCAGCACCGTAATGGTTCTGATGCCAGTTTTAAG TCAAGTTCCAGTACAGAATCCGATTCACTACCGTTTGCAAATGAAAATGCCGGAACAATAAAGCAAAGAGCTGCACGCGCACAAGAATACGCAAGTGGTAATGCTGGTAACAATATGTCAGGTCATGGAATAAGCCATCACACCGGTGGCAGTGAACCAGCGGATGTATTGAACGATATTGGGAATATGCTTGCAAACCTTACTGACGAACTTGATGCTATGCTCGAGGAAGAAAAACGTCAAGGCTTGAATTCATAA
- the Ckn gene encoding CRK like proto-oncogene, adaptor protein isoform X1: MAITAVTSCLGPPPLPPGKRFLQKSSKKLSSTYRSFRDPAVESWIPGGVLDMSKTKLHPRRERSPVICQISNGNLFRSCSEGNLSARKTSALLSATPLDKCIQAIYGSWKNLMHLGGMNRPSKAVTQAKKVAPPAVPDVFRHSGSSFGSAGYASSEDSCFLPGSGPGGTADEGSYGVPSGKSPGPIFTHPGFAFPPVVGKYAHAEDQGIDMTQSPGRDSPGSSGSGSGSRHSTASLDSGRASGYHLGPRGPGALASSPRCSISSLGSHPDRPADLDVVHAWLTELQFEEYFPLFASAGYDLATITRMTPEDLTGIGIKQPNHRKRLKAEIDNLNIGDGLPEHIPGSLEEWLRLLRLEEYLGALHQQGMRSVEDVTTLTWEDLEDIGIVRLGHQKKLLLAIKRVKDIRAGKRIQPLDLARLPPHPGQTQDVVIQRGGPDLPSPDEDCSSPVLRSFQRGGSDTTSGAAWRSMYAALPADYNIVGRSGSRGKSLESLEDAPLGYPPSPAPSTHPQPIEWRPRSFEDGDVTPTNDTSVVDAGGGTLPRPRHCLVRPRPVAKVTATPGQFKSLPRDFDNKYQLTYGLESSPHLPKRCPPSPPRRQSSRDNSGSGVGVGGSGVGDVVIDCSGPVPTASCEEHHIHHHQHHHLIHHPSPPPPAPAPVPSTPPQINRPPSSMSRSWGSVSVNVNEEHELIASLALQHRNGSDASFKSSSSTESDSLPFANENAGTIKQRAARAQEYASGNAGNNMSGHGISHHTGGSEPADVLNDIGNMLANLTDELDAMLEEEKRQGLNS; this comes from the exons atggcgatcACTGCCGTCACGAGCTGCTTGGGTCCCCCGCCCTTACCACCTGGCAAGCGGTTTCTGCAGAAGTCCTCGAAAAAATTGTCCTCCACTTATAGAAGCTTTCGCGATCCAGCCGTCGAATCCTGGATCCCTGGCGGTGTCCTCGACATGTCGAAGACGAAACTTCATCCACGACGAGAACGTAGCCCGGTGATTTGCCAGATAAGCAACGGCAATTTGTTCAGAAGCTGCTCCGAGGGCAACTTAAGTGCACGTAAAACCAGTGCACTATTATCCGCTACTCCTCTTGATAAGTGCATCCAGGCGATTTATGGCAGCTGGAAGAATCTCATGCATC ttGGCGGCATGAACCGGCCGTCCAAAGCTGTGACCCAGGCGAAGAAAGTGGCACCACCGGCTGTACCCGATGTATTTCGACATTCTGGCTCCTCGTTTGGTTCCGCTGGATATGCGAGCAGCGAAGATAGCTGTTTCCTGCCCGGAAGTGGACCAGGCGGAACAGCGGACGAGGGTTCTTACGGTGTGCCATCTGGAAAGAGTCCGGGGCCTATTTTTACCCACCCTGGCTTTGCCTTTCCACCAGTCGTCGGCAAATATGCCCACGCCGAGGATCAAG GAATCGATATGACTCAAAGTCCTGGAAGAGATAGCCCAGGTAGTTCAGGATCAGGTTCGGGTTCCAGGCATTCTACCGCTTCATTGGATTCTGGAAGAGCCTCCGGATATCATTTGGGCCCTAGAGGACCTGGTGCTCTTGCTTCATCTCCCAGGTGTTCTATAAGCTCGCTTGGCAGCCATCCGGACAGACCGGCGGATCTCGACGTCGTTCACGCTTGGTTGACTGAACTCCAATTCGAGGAATACTTTCCATTGTTTGCTTCCGCTGGTTATGATCTAGCTACTATAACGCGTATGACGCCAGAAGATTTAACAGGGATAG GAATTAAGCAGCCTAATCATCGGAAACGCTTGAAGGCGGAAATAGATAATTTAAACATAGGAGATGGCTTGCCAGAACATATTCCTGGTTCGTTAGAAGAGTGGCTCAGGCTTCTGCGACTCGAAGAATATCTTGGTGCTCTTCATCAACAGGGTATGCGTTCAGTTGAAGATGTGACGACTCTCACTTGGGAAGATCTTGAAGACATTGGTATTGTACGTCTTGGCCAtcagaaaaaattattattggcAATTAAGAGAGTTAAGGATATTCGTGCTGGTAAACGTATACAGCCGCTCGATCTTGCTCGGCTACCGCCGCATCCTGGACAAACACag GACGTAGTTATTCAACGAGGAGGTCCTGATTTGCCATCTCCTGATGAGGATTGTTCCTCTCCTGTTCTGAGGTCTTTTCAGAGAGGCGGAAGTGATACTACATCTGGAGCTGCGTGGAGAAGTATGTACGCTGCTTTACCAGCCGATTATAACATTGTTGGTCGGTCTGGTTCACGAGGAAAATCATTAGAAAGCTTGGAAGACGCACCCCTTGGGTATCCTCCGTCACCAGCACCATCCACGCATCCACAGCCAATTGAATGGCGTCCACGCAGCTTCGAAGACGGTGATGTGACTCCTACAAATGATACTTCCGTAGTGGATGCAGGTGGCGGAACTCTTCCGCGACCTAGACATTGTCTTGTTCGTCCACGACCTGTAGCTaag GTCACTGCAACTCCAGGCCAATTTAAGTCACTACCAAGAGACTTCGATAACAAATATCAATTAACTTACGGACTCGAGAGTAGTCCACATCTTCCGAAACGTTGCCCTCCGTCTCCTCCAAGGCGTCAAAGCTCTAGAGACAATAGCGGTTCTGGAGTAGGGGTCGGAGGATCGGGAGTTGGCGATGTTGTGATAGATTGCAGCGGACCAGTTCCAACTGCCTCTTGCGAGGAACATCACATACATCATCATCAACATCATCATTTGATCCATCATCCTTCTCCACCGCCACCAGCACCTGCGCCAGTGCCATCGACTCCTCCACAAATAAATCGACCACCCTCTTCTATGTCTCGTTCTTGGGGTAGTGTCAGTGTCAATGTTAACGAAGAACATGAATTAATAGCTTCTCTTGCTCTGCAGCACCGTAATGGTTCTGATGCCAGTTTTAAG TCAAGTTCCAGTACAGAATCCGATTCACTACCGTTTGCAAATGAAAATGCCGGAACAATAAAGCAAAGAGCTGCACGCGCACAAGAATACGCAAGTGGTAATGCTGGTAACAATATGTCAGGTCATGGAATAAGCCATCACACCGGTGGCAGTGAACCAGCGGATGTATTGAACGATATTGGGAATATGCTTGCAAACCTTACTGACGAACTTGATGCTATGCTCGAGGAAGAAAAACGTCAAGGCTTGAATTCATAA